A section of the Agromyces aurantiacus genome encodes:
- a CDS encoding YlxR family protein translates to MEPVRTCIGCRSRAPRSSLLRVVAQQSRVLADESAVLHGRGAWLHPTLECFRLAQRRRAFGRALRVTGELDTSDLENRLNG, encoded by the coding sequence ATGGAACCCGTCAGAACGTGCATCGGATGCCGTTCGCGCGCTCCACGGTCCTCGCTTCTGAGGGTCGTCGCCCAGCAATCCCGAGTCCTCGCCGATGAATCGGCGGTGCTCCATGGGCGCGGCGCGTGGCTGCATCCGACGCTCGAGTGCTTCCGACTCGCCCAGCGGCGGCGCGCCTTCGGGCGTGCGCTCCGCGTGACGGGCGAGCTGGACACATCCGATCTGGAGAACAGGCTGAACGGCTAA
- the nusA gene encoding transcription termination factor NusA, with protein sequence MDIDLSVLRMMEREKEIPFDELVQIIEQAILMAYLKHTNPGQHGHANPAGARAHLDRKTGHVSIYVPEHDENGDVIGEVEDSPSDFGRIAAFAAKQVINQRLRDLADDAVLGEFRGREGDIVAGVIQQGPNPRMVHIDLGAVEAILPPEEQVPGEEYPHGQRIRVYVTSVAKGPKGPSITVSRTHPALVRKLFALEVPEIASGVVEIVSLAREAGHRTKIAVRANQPGVNAKGACIGELGQRVRAVTAELGNEKIDIVDWNDDLATFVASALSPAKVTSAYVIDENTRAVRALVPDYQLSLAIGKEGQNARLAAKLTGAKIDIQPDSILDQA encoded by the coding sequence ATGGACATCGACCTCAGCGTGCTCCGCATGATGGAGCGCGAGAAGGAGATCCCGTTCGACGAACTGGTGCAGATCATCGAGCAGGCGATCCTGATGGCCTACCTCAAGCACACCAACCCCGGCCAGCACGGCCACGCCAATCCCGCGGGCGCGCGAGCCCACCTCGACCGGAAGACCGGCCACGTCTCGATCTACGTGCCCGAGCACGACGAGAACGGCGACGTCATCGGCGAGGTCGAGGACAGCCCGAGCGACTTCGGCCGGATCGCCGCCTTCGCCGCCAAGCAGGTCATCAACCAGCGGTTGCGCGACCTCGCCGACGACGCGGTGCTCGGTGAGTTCCGCGGCCGCGAGGGCGACATCGTCGCGGGCGTGATCCAGCAGGGCCCGAACCCGCGGATGGTGCACATCGACCTCGGCGCCGTCGAGGCGATCCTGCCCCCCGAGGAGCAGGTCCCGGGCGAGGAGTACCCGCACGGCCAGCGCATCCGCGTGTACGTCACGAGCGTCGCCAAGGGCCCCAAGGGCCCGTCGATCACGGTCTCGCGCACGCACCCCGCCCTCGTGCGCAAGCTCTTCGCGCTCGAGGTCCCCGAGATCGCGTCCGGCGTCGTCGAGATCGTCTCGCTCGCCCGCGAGGCCGGCCATCGCACCAAGATCGCGGTGCGCGCCAATCAGCCCGGCGTGAACGCCAAGGGCGCGTGCATCGGCGAGCTCGGCCAGCGCGTGCGCGCCGTCACCGCCGAACTCGGCAACGAGAAGATCGACATCGTCGACTGGAACGACGACCTCGCGACCTTCGTCGCGAGCGCCCTCTCGCCGGCCAAGGTCACGAGCGCCTACGTGATCGACGAGAACACGCGCGCGGTCCGCGCTCTCGTGCCCGACTACCAGCTCTCGCTCGCCATCGGCAAGGAGGGCCAGAACGCGCGGCTGGCCGCCAAGCTCACGGGCGCGAAGATCGACATCCAGCCCGACTCGATCCTCGACCAGGCGTGA
- a CDS encoding DUF1206 domain-containing protein encodes MTSATGKSAASAAQSSRVLETLARIGFVVLGIVHIVIGAIAISVAQGAGGEADQSGAMGQVASWPFGVVLLWVIAIGLFALGVWQVAEAFLVRESDTKKKWGYRVKYVGTAIAYISIGVTALVYALGGRSNPDQSSETLSAKLLAAPGGVFLLVLIGLIILGVGVAFVYRGATQAFEKRLLLPGNEPARKGIVTFGTVGYIAKGVAVAIVGVLFVIAAVTSDPKQAGGLDAALKSLAGLPFGVFILWLIGAGLIVYGIFCFARARYAKM; translated from the coding sequence ATGACATCGGCTACCGGCAAGTCCGCCGCGAGCGCGGCGCAGAGCTCGCGCGTCCTCGAGACCCTGGCCCGCATCGGCTTCGTCGTCCTCGGGATCGTCCACATCGTGATCGGCGCGATCGCGATCTCCGTCGCCCAGGGCGCCGGCGGTGAGGCCGACCAGAGCGGGGCGATGGGACAGGTCGCCAGCTGGCCCTTCGGCGTGGTGCTGCTCTGGGTCATCGCGATCGGCCTCTTCGCTCTCGGCGTCTGGCAGGTCGCCGAGGCGTTCCTGGTGCGCGAGTCCGACACGAAGAAGAAGTGGGGCTACCGCGTCAAGTACGTGGGAACGGCCATCGCGTACATCTCGATCGGCGTGACCGCGCTCGTCTACGCGCTCGGCGGGCGCTCGAACCCCGACCAGTCCAGCGAGACGTTGAGCGCGAAGCTCCTCGCGGCGCCGGGCGGCGTGTTCCTGCTCGTGCTGATCGGCCTGATCATCCTCGGCGTGGGAGTCGCCTTCGTGTACCGCGGCGCGACGCAGGCGTTCGAGAAGCGCCTGCTGCTCCCCGGCAACGAGCCCGCCCGCAAGGGCATCGTCACCTTCGGCACCGTCGGCTACATCGCCAAGGGCGTCGCCGTCGCGATCGTGGGCGTGCTCTTCGTGATCGCCGCCGTCACGTCCGACCCCAAGCAGGCGGGCGGCCTCGATGCCGCCCTGAAGAGCCTCGCGGGCCTGCCGTTCGGCGTCTTCATCCTCTGGCTCATCGGCGCAGGGCTGATCGTGTACGGCATCTTCTGCTTCGCCCGGGCGCGATACGCCAAGATGTGA
- a CDS encoding glycosyltransferase: protein MSTIAVVTVDAGGNVPPALRIADELARRGHRIEVLGHRRQAAEIAAGGHGFRALDALDFWNSGVRRSVPAAVGEAARLAADRALEHEVGEAIRLAGADAALVDCLMASSARGARTGGAVTAVLFHTFLEYWQRSYRRGPVGLVARARGADPLAEWQHADARLVASDPALDPASGRGSRVAEAAEWVGAVEHGVAAAPDATRPPLVLASLSTTWFPGQTEAYQRILDALGSLPVRGLVTLGGLAPDHALRVPANVEVRELVPHAEVLPEASVVIGHGGHSTTMRALAHGLPAIVMPMHPMLDQPMVAAAVERAGAGLALPRTAPTARIAAAVTSALGDERLRAGATRLGERLRAADAAAAAADAIERVLAARPGRAAA from the coding sequence ATGTCCACCATCGCCGTCGTCACCGTCGACGCGGGCGGCAACGTCCCGCCAGCGCTCCGGATCGCCGACGAGCTCGCCCGGCGCGGCCACCGGATCGAGGTGCTCGGCCACCGCCGCCAGGCCGCCGAGATCGCCGCCGGCGGCCATGGCTTCCGCGCGCTCGATGCGCTCGACTTCTGGAACTCGGGCGTGCGGCGGTCGGTGCCGGCCGCGGTCGGCGAGGCCGCGCGCCTCGCGGCCGATCGCGCGCTCGAGCACGAGGTGGGCGAGGCGATCCGGCTCGCCGGCGCCGACGCGGCCCTCGTCGACTGCCTGATGGCCTCCTCCGCGCGGGGCGCGCGCACGGGCGGTGCCGTGACCGCGGTGCTCTTCCACACCTTCCTGGAGTACTGGCAGCGCTCCTACCGGCGCGGGCCCGTGGGGCTCGTCGCCCGCGCTCGCGGCGCCGACCCGCTCGCCGAGTGGCAGCACGCCGACGCGCGGCTCGTCGCGAGCGACCCCGCCCTCGACCCCGCCTCGGGCCGCGGCTCGCGCGTCGCCGAGGCCGCCGAGTGGGTCGGTGCGGTCGAGCACGGCGTCGCGGCGGCGCCGGATGCCACGCGGCCGCCGCTCGTCCTGGCGAGCCTGTCCACCACGTGGTTCCCGGGCCAGACCGAGGCCTACCAGCGCATCCTCGACGCGCTCGGGTCGCTGCCCGTGCGCGGCCTCGTGACCCTCGGCGGTCTCGCACCCGACCACGCGCTGCGCGTGCCCGCGAACGTCGAGGTGCGCGAGCTCGTGCCCCACGCCGAGGTGCTCCCCGAGGCATCCGTCGTCATCGGCCACGGCGGCCACTCGACGACGATGCGCGCGCTCGCGCACGGGCTGCCGGCGATCGTCATGCCCATGCATCCGATGCTCGACCAGCCCATGGTCGCGGCCGCGGTCGAGCGCGCGGGCGCGGGGCTGGCGCTCCCCCGCACCGCGCCGACGGCGCGGATCGCCGCGGCGGTCACCTCGGCCCTCGGCGACGAGCGGCTCCGCGCCGGCGCGACCCGCCTCGGCGAGCGCCTGCGGGCGGCCGACGCGGCAGCCGCCGCCGCCGACGCGATCGAGCGGGTGCTCGCGGCGCGGCCCGGGCGCGCGGCCGCCTGA
- a CDS encoding TetR/AcrR family transcriptional regulator — translation MKTKRPYTMRVRAEQAEQTRLRIVGAVLGLAMERPLAACTLPSVAERAQVSVQTVLRIFGSRDELFAEAIERTAADVLAERPADPDDPSASVAALVDHYELRGDGVLLLLGQEAWEPVAAAAVGRGKAEHRRWVATVFAPHLEPLDGARRDQVLDLLVAATDVSAWKLWRRDAGRTRDETLERMLALVAAVTRHLA, via the coding sequence ATGAAGACGAAGCGCCCGTACACCATGCGCGTCCGCGCCGAGCAGGCCGAGCAGACCCGGCTGCGGATCGTCGGCGCGGTCCTCGGACTCGCGATGGAGCGCCCCCTCGCCGCGTGCACGCTGCCGTCCGTCGCCGAGCGGGCCCAGGTCTCGGTGCAGACGGTGCTGCGCATCTTCGGCTCGCGCGACGAGCTCTTCGCCGAGGCCATCGAGCGCACCGCGGCCGACGTGCTCGCCGAGCGACCGGCCGATCCCGACGACCCCTCCGCGTCGGTCGCCGCCCTCGTCGACCACTACGAGCTGCGCGGCGACGGCGTGCTGCTGCTGCTCGGCCAGGAGGCCTGGGAACCCGTCGCGGCCGCGGCGGTGGGCCGCGGGAAGGCCGAGCACCGCCGGTGGGTCGCGACCGTGTTCGCACCGCACCTCGAGCCCCTCGACGGCGCGCGTCGCGACCAGGTGCTCGACCTGCTCGTGGCCGCGACCGACGTGAGCGCGTGGAAGCTCTGGCGCCGCGACGCCGGGCGCACGCGCGACGAGACGCTTGAGCGCATGCTCGCCCTCGTGGCGGCCGTCACCCGCCACCTCGCCTGA